The DNA sequence GCCCGGCAAGATCGTCGCCACCTTCGGCATGGGCACGAAGCGGCTCTACCAGGCGATGGACCGCAACCCGACGCTGGAGATGCACCCGGTCGACTTCACCAACGACCCCGCGATCGCCGGCCAGAACGACAACCTCGTGGCGATCAACGCGACGCTGCAGGTGGACCTGTTCGGCCAGTGCGGCTCGGAAAGTCTGGGGCCGAATCCGTACTCGGGCACCGGCGGGCAGACCGATTTCATCCGCGCGGCGAACCGCTCGAACGGCGGGCGCGGGATCATCGTGCTGCCGTCCACCGCCAAGGGCGACACCATCTCGCGCATCGTGCCGACGCTGACGCCGGGCACGCTCGTCTCGACCAGCAAGAACGACGTGAACTACGTGGTCAGCGAGTACGGGGTGGCGCAGTTGCGGGGGAAGAGCCTGCGGGCGCGGGCGCGGGAGTTGATCGCGATCGCGCATCCGGCGTTTCGTGACGAATTGCGTGCTGCGGCCAGAAGCCTGAGCCTGTAGCGATCAGCGTGGATCCCCAGGAATTGCGTGCCATTTCGGGACATTGCGCGACAAGAAAACTTTGCAGAATCGAAGGGTAGTCGCCACTTCCGGCCGCGCGTTGGCTCGGCTCGACCTCCCATGGACTTGCTTCATCGATATTCGGTTCAGACGCGTCAGTGGCTGCTGGTCGGCCTCAGCGCCCTGACCGTCTGCACCAGCGTGGCGGTCGGTCTCACCGTGGCGGACCGGCTGGCCAGGGACAGCGAGATGGCTTTCGTGGCCAAGGATGTGGTGGCCGACATCCTGCCGCCGCCGATGTACCTGATCGAGGCGCGCCTGGTGCTGTCGCAGGCGCTGGAAGGCAGTCTGGCGCCGACCCAGGCGGTGCAGGAGATCGAGCGGCTGGAGAAGGAGTACCTGGCGCGCGTGGACTACTGGACAGCGCATCCCCCCTTCGGGCTGGAGCATGATCTGCTGGGCGCGCAGCACGAGACGGGCAAGGCGTTTCTCGCGGCAACCCTGGCGGACCTGCGGGCCCTGGCGGCGGGCCGGGTACAGGACGCCCGTGTACAGCTCAGCGATTTGCATCACATCTACCAGGCGCACCGGGCGGCGGTCGATGTGACCGTGGCGTCTGGCAATGCGCTGGCAGCGCAGTCCATGTCGGCGTTCGCGCGCACCCACGAACTGGTGCCCCTGGTGCTGGGTGGTCTGCTCGCGCTGGGACTGGCGAGCGTGAGCGCGTTCGGCTGGATCATCTCTCGGGCAATCGTCGCGCCACTGTCCAGCGCGGTGGAGTTGGCTGAGGCGGTGGCCGGAGGTGACCTGTCGGTGCAGGTCGAGGTGCATGGCCAGGACGAGCCGGCCCGGCTGCTGCAGGCACTCAACCGCATGAGTACGCGCCTGGGCACGATGGTCGATGGCGTGCGCCGCAGCTGTCAGCACATCGACCAGGCCAGCGCCGAGATCACGGCCGGCAATGTCCATCTCAAATCCCGTGCCGATGCCCATGAAGGCGAGATGCGCATGGCCGAGGCCAGCCTGAAATCAGTCAGTGCCATCGTTGACCAGAATGCGCAGGCCGCTCGCTCAGCCGAGACGCTGCTGCAGTCGGTGTCCGCGGTGGCTGGCGAAGGCATGGCTTCCATGGACCGGATGGTCGAGACGATGCACGCGATTTCCACCTCGTCGCACCGGGTGGCCGACATCGTGGAGGTGATCGAGTCGATCGCGTTCCAGACCAACCTGCTGGCGCTGAACGCGGCGGTCGAGGCTGCCCGTGCCGGCGACAAGGGGCGCGGGTTCGCCGTGGTGGCGACCGAGGTGCGCCAGCTCGCCCACCGCTCGTCGCACGCGGCCCGCGAGATCCGCACGCTGGCCCGCACCAGCACCGAGCAGGTCAGCAGCGGCCACCACCTTGCCCGCGACGCCAGCAGCGCCATCCACCGCATGGTCGACCGGGTGGACCAGATGAACGCCCTGGTGCGTGGCACCTCGGCATCGGCCCAGGCCCAGAGCGCCAGCATCGGCCAGCTTGGCGCGCTGGTCGATTCGCTCGCGCGCGACGCCAGCTCGAACGCCTCGCTCGTGGCCCAGGGCACCGCCCTGGCATCCGAACTCGAAAGCAACGCCCAGGTGCTGGCCGAGTCGGTGCGTCAATTCCGGGTGAACGCAGCGCCGGTGGTCTGAAAACGGCCGCTTTTTCTTGGTATTGGTGCCGCAGGCCGCTCTACAGAATCAACAGCAAAGCCATACCGTTCACCCGCCTGTCGGTCCCCTTTGTCCTGACGCCAGAATTGACCAAACATGCCAGTATCCGCCGCCCTCCACGCCGCGCTCGATCGCTCCCACATCGTGGTCGAGTTCGATCTGAACGAGCATCTGATCGAGGTCAACAGCAACTTTCTGACGCTGATGGGCACCACCCGGGAGGGTGCCCTGGGGCAACCGCACGAACATTTTCTGCCCCAGTCTGCAGAGGCGACCCAGATTCGGCAACACCTGTGGCAACAGTTGCGTCTGGGCGAGACCGTGTGGGGCGAGTTCATCTACCAGAACGCCCAGGGTCGCCGGGTCTGGCTGAGTTCCATCTACACGCCATTTCTGGACAAGGCGGACCAGACCGGCAAGGTGATCCACATCGCCCGCGACATCACCGAGGCCAAGACCGCCTCGCTGGAGGCGCAGAGCAAGCTGGCTGCGATCGCTCGCTCGCAGTGCATCATCGAGTTCGACCTGTCTGGCCAGGTGCTGACGGCCAATGACAACTTCCTGAAGCTGACCGGTTACACGCTGGACGAGATCCAGGGCCAGCACCACCGCCTGTTCATCGATCGGGACGAGGCCAAGAGCGGGTCCTATCGCCAGTTCTGGCAGAAGCTTGGCCGGGGCGAGTTTGATGCGGGCGAGTATCTGCGCTTCGGCAAGGGCGGTCGGCGGGTCTGGCTGAATGCCACCTACAACCCCATCCTGGACCTGGAGGGGCAGCCGTACAAAGTGGTCAAGTTCTGCACCGACATCACCACGGTCAAGCTGGCCCAGATGGAAGCCGAGGCGCGCATGCTCGCGTTGTCCAGCAGCAATTGCCTGATGGAGATGGACCGCAGCGGCGTGATCCTGGGCTTCAACGGGCGCATGCAGCAGGCGATTGGCTACAGTGCGGCCGAGCTGGCGGGCAAGGAGGAAGCGCAGCTGATGTTCGACGAGGATCGCAACGATGCACGCTACCTGGAGCTCTGGAAGAAATTGCAGGAGGGTCTTTCGCACCAGGGCGAGTTCCGGCGCAAGAGCGCCAGCGGCAAGGAAATCTGGTTCTCGGCGACCTGCAGCCCGCTGATCGGGTTGGACGGCTTGCTCGTCAAGGTGGTCATGGTTGCCCAGAACATCACCGACGACAAGCTCAACCGTCTGGACACCGAAGGCAAGCTCAATGCGATCCACCGCGCGCAGGCGGTTGTCGAGCTGGACATGGGCGGCCGGGTGCTCACGGCCAACAGCAACTTCCTTGACCTGCTGAACTACCGGCTGGAGGACGTGCTCGGTCGCCACCACCGGATGTTCGTCGATCCGACCTATGCGGCGTCTCCCGACTACCTGGGGTTCTGGGAGCGCCTGTCGCGGGGCGAATTCGAGGCCGGTGAATACAAGCGCATCGGGCGTGATGGCAAGGAGGTCTGGATCCAGGCCACCTACAACCCGATCTTCGACCCGCTGGGCAGGCCGGTGAAGGTGGTGAAATTTGCCAGCGACGTGACGGCCAGCAAGCTCAAGAGTGCAGAGTTCGTGGCCAAGGTGGCGGCCATTGACCTGGGACAGGCGGTCATCGAGTTCGACCTGAACGGTCATGTGCTGACTGCCAACCGCAACTTCCTGTCTGCGATGGGCTACACGCTGCGCGAGATTCAGGGTCACCACCACAGCATTTTCTGTTCTGCCCAGTACGTGCAGAGCGTCGAATACCGTGACTTCTGGCTGCGTCTGAGCGAGGGGCACTGCATCAGCGGCCGCTTCCAGCGCGTGGGCAAGTTCAACCGGGACGTGTGGATCCAGGCCTCCTACAACCCGATCCGCGACCTGAACGGCAATGTCACCAAGGTGGTGAAGTACGCCTACGACGTCACCAACGAAGTGCAGATGGAGCAGCGCATCGACGCCAAGTCGCAGGAGATGGCCGAGAGCGTGCGTGGCCTGGTGCTGAGCATCGGAGAAATTGCACGCAACTCTGGCGTGGCCGCCGACATGGCCGGTGAGGCCACCAGTGCGGCGCGCTCGGGCTTCGAGGCGCTGCAGAAATCGATCAAGTCGATCGGCGCGATCCAGACCAGCTCGACCCGCGTCTCCGAGATCGTGCGGGTGATCGGCGAGATCGCCAACCAGACCAACCTGCTGGCCTTCAATGCGGCCATTGAGGCAGCCCGCGCCGGCCAGCACGGTGTGGGCTTCTCCGTGGTGGCCGGTGAGGTACGCAAGCTGGCCGAACGCAGTTCGGCGGCCGCTCACGAGATTGCCAAGCTCATCGACGATTCGGTGCTGCAGGTCGGGCAGGGTGCCGAGGTCAGCCGGGAGGCGGCCCGCAGTTTCGAGGGTGTCCTCAGCAGTGTCAACCGCACCGGCAGCAGCGTGGCCGAGATCGCCCGTGCCACCGAGTCGCAGCGCCAGAGAGCCCATGAGGTGTCCTGCCTCATCACCGCACTGAGCGCCGAGTCGCGTGTCTGAGACCATGGGCGGCCTGGTTCCTTCACCACAGGCGATCGACAGGGGCTACGGCGGTTTCACCTTGGGCGGGATCAGTCTGGCCTTGCCGATGGCGGCCTTGCGCGAGGTGGTGCCCTGCACCGCGCTGATCCAGTTACCCACCGCAGCTCCTTGCGTGATCGGTGGCATCGATCTGCGGGGTGTGCTCGTGCCAGTGATCGATCTGCGGATCGTGCTTGGCCGGGATGCGCCCGATTGCGCCCGACCCTGCGTGGTGCTGATGGTGCACGGCGGCAGCATCCTGGGGCTGCTGTGCGATGGTGTGACAGGCGTGTTCTTCAGCCAGGAAGGGCACTTGAGCCGAGCCACCTCGACCTCCACCAATGCCATTGCATCGTTGCTGGCCGGCAGCATCCGGCGCGAGGACGACGGTACCTTGGTGAATGTGCTCTCGCCTCAGGCGTTGGTGCAACTGCCGCTGGTGCCGCTGGTGGTCGACCCTGAGCCTGGCCGACAGCTGACGCTGACCGATGCCTCGGCGGTGGTGATCAACGACCAGTCCGTGCCGGTGATGCTGTTCCGCTGCGGGCAGGTGCCACTGGCGATTGACGCCATGTCGGTGCATGCCACGCTGTCGCAGCCCCGTGTGCAGCCATCCGTGCTGGCCCGCGGGCATTGCCGTGGCGTGCTCGACTACGCCGGGCAGCAGATCCCGGTGGTCGATGTACTCGGGCTGTGTGGCCTCGGCGAGGGCTCTGCCGTTGACACCGGGGACCACCATGCATTCGTGGTGCGCTTGGATACCGGCTTGCTGGCATTCCTGGTGGACAAGGTGCTGGATGTTGCGCGCACCCTGCCAGGCGATGTCATGCGGGTGCCGGCCTTTGCGCTGCCGCATCCGCGGCTGTTTGCGGGCGGGCTGTCGCTGTCCGGGCTGCCGGAGGATGTGGTGCAGCAGTTTCCGACGGCCATCAGCCAGTTCCTGCTGCTCGATGGCGCTGCATTGAAGACCGACCCCCAGTTGTTGGAACTGGCCCGGATGGGCCTGGGCGAAGAACGGTACGGGGCCCGTGTGCAGATCGGAGCCTCCTCGGAGATGGACATGGTGCAGGGGGCCGGGCAGCGCTCGATGGTCACCTACCAGCTCGGCGTCGAAACCGCTTCTCCGATCGAGCAGATCATGGAGATCCTGCCCTACACCTGCGATGTGTCGATTTTCGAGGTTCGGGGTGCGTTGCTCGGGCTGGTGGCACACCGTGGGCGGTCGATTCCGGTGCTGTGCCTGTGCCGGCTGGTCGGACTGCCTTCCCCGGCGGTGTCACCGGCTGTCAGCGTTCTGGTGGTCGAAGTCGATGGCGTGCTGACCGGGTTCGCCGTGCCGACCCTGCGCAGCATCGAGTCCGCCGACTGGGAGCCTGCACTGCCCCGCATGGGTGTGGGTGGGCCTGATGAACTCGCCTGTGCCTTGCAGTCTCGCCAGCTGGCACAGGTCCGTGGGGGAGGGCCCCCGCGCATGCTGAAGGTACTGGACCTGCAACGCGTGGCCCGTGCGCTGCACCAGTTGCATGTGCCCGTGCCATAGGCTGCGCGGATGCATGGTCCCGTGGCGGAGTCGATCACCGAGTCTGCGTCCGAACTGGCCTCAGCCGCCCTGCATCAGTGCCATCAGTTCCTCGGCACGCAACACCCCCGCGACTTCACTCCCCTCCAGCACACTGTCCGCCAGCTCCCGCTTGTCTTGGTGCAACGCCACGATCTTCTCCTCCAGCGTCCCTGCCCGCACCAGCCGGTAGACCGTCACCGGCCGCTGCTGCCCGATGCGGTGGGCGCGTCCTGAGGCCTGGTCCTCGGCGGCCGGGTTCCACCACGGATCGGCGATCACCACATAGTCCGCCACCGTCAGGTTCAGCCCGAACCCACCCGCCTTCAGGCTGATCAGGAAAAAGTCCCCATCCCCGCCCTGGAACGCCGCCACCCGCTTCGTCCGCTCCAGCGCCGGCGTGGACCCGTCGAGGTACTGATACCGCAACCCCGCCGCATCCAGCGGCTCCTTCAGCAGCGCCAGGAAGTCGACGAACTGGCTGAACACCAGCGCCTTGTGGCCGTTGGCGGCGAGTTCGGCCGCCAGCTCCCCGAACGCCTTCACCTTCGCCCCGACCAGCTGGATTTCCGGCGTCACCAGCCGCGGATCACACGCCGCCCGCCGCAGCTTCGTGAGCTGCGCGAGGATGTTCAGGTGCGACTGGCCAGGCTTGTCGTCCTCCATCGCCTTCTCGGCGTCGCGCAACGCCTGCCGGCGCAGCGCCTCGTAATGCGCGTGCTCGGTCGCGTCGGCGTCCACCAGCATCGTCAGCTCGGTGCGCGGCGGCAGGTCGTCGAGCACCTGTGCCTTGGTGCGGCGCAGGATGAACGGCGCAATCAGTTTCCTCAGCGTCCGCTGCGCCCCCCGATGCCGGTCGCGCTCGATCGGCACCGCGAAGCGCAGGTTGAACGCCGCCATCGTCCCGAGCAGCCCCGGATTGCACACCCGCATGATCGACCACAGCTCCGACAGCCGGTTCTCGATCGGCGTGCCCGACAGCGCCAGCCGGAAATCCGCGCCCAGCTCATGCACGGCCTGGCTGCGCTTGGCGGTGGCGTTCTTGATCGCCTGCGCTTCGTCGAGCACCAGCGTGTGCCACTGCCGCGCCGCGAAGGCCGCGCCGTTGAGCTGCTGCAGCTGGTAGGACACGAGCACCACGTCGCCCGCCCCCAGCTCGGCCAGCAGCGCATCCCGGTCCCCCTGCGCATCGCCTTCCGCATACGGCAGCAGCCGCAGCGACGGCGCGAACCTGCGCGCCTCCGCCTGCCAGTTGCCGATCAGCGAGGTCGGCGCGATCACCAGCGCCGGCCCGCCCGCCGCCCGCGCCAGCAGCACAGCCAGTGCCTGCAGCGTCTTGCCCAGCCCCATGTCGTCGGCCAGCACCGCGCCCAGCCCCGTCTCGGCCAGCCGCATCGCCCACTGGTAGCCTTCCTCCTGGTACGGCCGCAGCGTCGCCTGCAAGGTGCGCGGCAACACCGGCTCGAACTGCTGCGCCTCCACCAGCCGGTCGATCTGCGTGCGGAACGCCTGGTCGCTGTCCAGATCCGCGCCCTTCAGCGTCGTGTCCAGCCACGCGGCGGCCACGGGCGTCACGCGGGCGGCATCGGTGCGGTGGATCTCGGCGACGCTGGCGAGTTCGTCCAGCCGGCTGCGCAGCTCCTCCGTCAGCGCCAGATAACGCCCTTCGCCCATCGGGATGAAGCGGCTCTTCTCGCTGGCGCTCCAGTCCAGCAGCCGGCCCAGGCTGACGACAAGCTGCTCGTTGAGCGTCACGCCGCCTTGCAGGGCCAGCCATTCCGAGCCGGACTTGACGTTCACCTTCAATGCCCCGAGGCCGGCGGTGTCGACCCGGATCGCCTTGCCCTTGGGCCAGTCCAGCGCCATCACGGCATTCAGCGTGTGCAGCCGCTCCAGCAGCGCCAGCGCCTGGTCCGGCTGCTCGACCAGCCATGCCGCGGGCGCGTCGGCCAGTGGCGGCGTGAGCATCGGGCAGGCGTCCACCGTCGTCTCCAGATGCGAGCGCTCGGCCGCGAGGTCGCGCTGCACGCCCAGCGTCTCGTCGCCGACCTTGGCGATCAGGCGGGCGCGGCCGCTGCCGGGGTTGACGCGCGGCCCGTCGGTGCCAAAGGGCATCACCACCAGCCGCAGCGCCACGCCGTCGCCCTCGGGCGTGAGTTCGGCGCGCAGGCGGGATTCGGCTGGCACGTCGCGGGCGGCGGCGGTCGTGTCGCTCTGGACCTGGAAATGCGCGCCCAGGCTGCGCAGCACCTCGTCGAGCTGGCTGGCCGCCGCCTTCGGCACCTCCAGCCCAGCGCCGATCAGCTGCGCCGCGCGGGTCTGCGCGGCGTTCAGGCGGACCAGCCGCGCGTGCTGCGGCCCGTCGCGCAGGATCGTCAGCACACGCAGCGCGTCGGCTTCCTTCTGGTCGGCCGCGCTGGTGATCCAGAGCTGCGGCTCCTGGCGTTCGGCGGCCGGATCGGTCCAGCGCGGCGGCGGTTGCAGCGCCACCCGCAGCCGGTCGCCGAGGTCGGTGACATCCAGCGTGGGTGGCACCTCTGCCAGCGCCACATGCACGTCGGGCGTGTCGTCGAACTCGACGTGCGGATGCCCGACCAGTGCCACCGCTGCCGCGGCCAGATCGAAGCGCAGGCTGCGGTCGCGCGGGTTGACACGCAGCGTGCGGGCGACCACGGCGTCGTGCACCGGCAGCGTCTCGGCCTTGGAGAGCTTGAGCAGCGAAGCCGCCTTGGGCTTGCCCCAGCCGCGCAGGCCGCGTTTCTGCTCCATCGGCGTGATGTCGCCGACCGCGCCGAAGTCGTTGATGGTGATCACCCAGACCAGCCGGGTCTCGGCCGCGGTGACCGTGGTGCCCGGACTCTCCGCCGTTCCGCCACCCGCGATGGCGGCCAGGGCCGACAGGGCGCTGCGCCAGCGCTCGCCTTCCTGCGGGGTGTCCACGAAGAAGGACGCCGGCGCGTGTTGGCCCCGGAGCACGGCCAGCGCGGCGTCGAGCTGTGCGCGCAGGTCGTGCAGGCCGCCGGCTGTCAGGCGCTCGCCCAGCAGGCGTGCGGCGTCCAGCTGGGCGGCGTTGAGCGGCTCGGCGCCCGGCCGGTCTTTCAGCCAGGCACGCACCATCCAGCGGCCCAGGTCGAGCTGGTCGAGGTGGAATTCGTTGGTCCGGGGCAGGAAGGTCTGCAGGTCGCGCCGCGCATCGCCCAGCTTCATCTGGATCGCCAGTGCGAACACGCCCCAGGGGGTCTCCAGCACGGGCTGGCGCTTGCCGCCTTCGGCCAGGCAGAACTTGAGTGCCTTCTGCAGGGACGCCGGCCGGGCATCGGCCAGCAGTGCGAGGACGTAGCTGAAGCCGACCGGCGGCGACACGAGGGCCTTGCGCTTGCCGGACAGCGTGCGCATCACCTCCTGCACGGCGTCCACGCCGGCGATGCAGCCCGCCCAGTCCCCGCTGCGGAAGCGGTGCACGGCCTCGTACGACGCGGCCACTGCGCGCCAGACCGGCAGACCCGCGTCCAGGTCGGCGTCGCCGGGCTGGAGCATGGTTTCCAGTGCGGGCGCCACCTCGTCGAAGCGCCCGGCCAGCATCAGGTGCTCGGCTTGCACGATGGGCAGCGTGGTCAGGCGCACGACGGCGGCGAGGGCCGGATCGGCGAGTGCCCGCCGGCGCAGGTCCTCGGTCATCGCCAGCAGCGGCAGATGGCCCGGATTCACCCAGTGCAGGTTGAGCAGGATGAGGTTCTCGCGCAGGGTCTCGGCCTGCAGCTGCGGGTGCATCCGGGCGAAGAGGACTTCGTCGAGCACGTCGTGCAGCGCACGCTCCAGCACGGCGTCCCATTCCATGCCCCAGCGGCAGCCCAGGCGGAGCGGCTCCAGCGCTGGCGCGTCCTGCCCGCTGAACACCGCCAGCCGCGTGACGGCGCAGGCGAGTTCCATGGTGTCGAAATGCCAGTAGGCCGTGCCGAAGCGGGCGGCGGAGCGGCTGCTGTCCGCGTTCAGCAGGGCGTCGCGCAGGGTGTTCGCGGGGGCGCGCTGCAGCAGCGCGAGGTAGGTGGCGCTGTGGTGCCGGGGGTGCACGCGCCAGCCGCCCTGGCGCTGCGGATGTTCGACGACTTGCCCGGCGGCGGCGAGTGCCTCCAGCGTCGTGCGCACCTGCTCGCCGGTGTAGCGTTTGCCGTCCCGGTTGCGCCAGCCCAGCTCGGCCAGCAAGGTGGTGATCCAGCTGCGCACGCGGTAGGTGGCGCCGAGCGCCAGGGCATGTAGGACATCGCGCTGTTCTTGTGCAGCGCCATCAAGCTGGGGGGGGGTAGGGGTCGCACGCATGGCGCCGCATTCTGCCTCGTCCGAGGGGGTGCACCCGGTTTGCGGGATACCTTTTGCGCCCGCGACAGGTTTGTCAGGGCGATGCAGGGCTTCGAATAATGAAACGGACTGGTTTCAAGGCACGAGTTACCACTCGAATATGGGGGTGGCGATGCATATTGTTTGTCCAAGGCCTGTTCGATGGGCTCACCAATTTGCGGGGGTCGACCGCGGTAATGGATTGCCGCCCCCTGTTTCCGTGATGAATTGGAGTTCGTTTTTTCAGATTGGATATAACAATGGAATCCATGCGGGCAAGCCTGGACAGACAGGCAAGGGGAACAAGAATGGCAGATGAATCCGAATTCCAGGTGGCGATCCTGTTGCCGGTGCAAGGCACCGACGAGGCACTCGACCGAACCGTGGCCAGCGTGCTGGCGCAGACCGAAAGGCGCTGGACACTGTGGCTGATCGAGTCGGAGGACGCGCGCGGCCGCGCCGCGCGCTGGCTCGGGACGGACCCGCGCGTTCGGCGCCTCCCGCATGCGGGCGGTGGGCGGGCGGCTGCGCTGGGCGCAGCGCTGGCCCGGTGTCCGGGCGATTACCTGGTGTTCCTTGATGCGGAGCACAGCTGGGAGCCTGGTTTTCTGGCGTTGACGACGGCCTTCCTGCGTGCGAATCCGCTGGAAGACCTGGTCTGCATGGAAGCGGTCACGCCGTCGGGCCGGCCTGCCGTGGTCCGCCGCGCGATCTTCCGCGAGCGGGGCGCGCTGTGCGCGGCGCTGGATCTGCCGGCGGGCACCACGCCCGACGGCGCGCTGGATGGCGCCGTCTGGTACCGCGGCGAGCTGGCGCAGCATCTGCGCTGGGGCGAATACAGCCGGATGGCCGTGACGCTCATGACGTCGGATGCCGCCCTGCGGCTGGCGCCGGCACTGGGCCGCGAGAGTGCCGCGCTGGAGTACCGCCTGCAGGCCCGGCTGGCCAGGACTTCCGCGGTGAACCTGCTGGCGTTGAGGGGGGCGGTCCAGCAGCCGGTGGCCTGGTCGGCCGCGCAGGAGCTGCAGCAGGAGCGGGCCGCGCTGGAGGTGTTCGACGAGATCCACGGCCACCAGCGGGAAGTCGATCCGGAAGTCGCCCGCCTGCGCCGCGAACGTCTCGCGCGGCTCCAGCGATCGCCGGCCCTGCGGCTGCTCGGGCATGGCCTCGGTCTGGCCCGCCACGCCGCGCGCGCGGTGGTGTGCTCCGCCGGCCTGTCTGGTGCCCACCGTTCGCGTGGCGCCACCCCCCTGGGCCTGGGCGGGCCGCAGGTGCATCACCCGCGCTGACCCCGATCGCAGCGCCGCACGTTGACTGCACCACCCATTCAGGCGCCCGAAAACAAGGGGGTGAACTGGGTGCAATTCTATTTGCATGCCGAATGCGTGATGGATTTTGTTTTGATTTCCCCGTTCCCGGAAATAATTGAAATCAGCTGTTCCATTCCTGTGTGGATGGTTCCCGAAAGCAATATTACTCACCTGGATTCATGAAGTGACAAAGTACGCAGTGGCTCCGATCTGTCTTTTCGTGCACGCACGGGAGGCCTTGACGCGGCAAACCGTGGCCTCGCTGCTGACCAACCGGCTGGCGGCCGTGAGCGAGTTGCATGTGTTTTGCGACGGGCCGCGCCCGGGCCAGGAAAGCCGCGTGCGCGAGGTGCGCCAGTACGTGCGCTCGATCACCGGATTTGCCCGGGTCGTGCTGCACGAGCAGGCGGTCAATCTGGGGCTGTCGCGGTCTGTCATCGGCGGCGTGTCCGAGATGCTGAAGACGCACGAGCGCGTGATCGTGCTGGAAGATGATCTGGACCTCTCGGCCGGCTTCCTGGACTTCATGAACCAGTCGCTGCAGGCCTACGAGGCCGATCCGCGGGTGATGAGCGTGTCGGGCTACGCATTCCCGATCCGGCATGCCCGCGAACAGGCGCAGGACGCCGTGTTCGGCCTGCGTGCATCGTCCTGGGGCTGGGCCACCTGGCGGGACCGCTGGCAGGCCATCGACTGGGAGGTGTCCGACTACGCCCGCTTCCGCTGGAACCCGGTCCGCCGGTTCCAGTTCAACCGCGGCGGCAGCGACCTGTCCCGGATGCTGGACCGCCAGATGGCCGGCCAGATCGATTCCTGGGCCATCCGGTTCTGCTATCACCAGTTCCGCCACGGACTGGTCGATGTCTTCCCGGTTCGCTCGCTGGTCGAGAACATCGGTTTCGGCGAAGGTGCCGCGCACTGCAGGCAGGATGTACGCGGCTGGACTTCCGAGAGGATGGAGACCGCGCCGACCCGGTTCCGTTTGCCGGTGGACGTCAGCACGGATCCCGACGTGCTGCGGCAGTTCCGCAGCTTCAACAGCCTGACCGCCCGGGCCGTCCGGGTGGCGAAGCGCCAGTGGTTGTCGCTGGCGGAGCGGTTCGGTCTGCCCCGATCAGCGCCTGTCGCGTCGCCACCCAAGGGCCCGAGCCTGCTGGGTCCCCTGTCGCCGCGGTAAGTGGCGCGCGGCCCGCAGCGCACTGCGCCAGAGCGGGCGCTGCGGGTCCTGTCCGTGTGCCGCATCGGCATAGCGCCACTGGCTGAGCAGTTCCAGCGGGCGCCGAAGTTCGGTCAGATCGGCCGTGGTCAGGGTGGCCAGATGCGCCAGCAGGCCGGCCGGTGCCAGGTGGTCCGGGACCGCGTAGCCGCGGCGCCGCAGGGCCTGCCGCAGGCGTTCATGGCCCCGCAGCCATGGATCCTGCTGCAGCCGCCGCGTGCGCAGCGCCACCCAGATGGCGCCGATGCCCACGGCGGCGGCGAATGCACCGGCCAGCGACTGTCCCAGCGCACGGCTGTCGACGCTGTCCCATCCCAGCGCGCGCAGCAGGTCCTGCTGCCGGTGGGTCGAATAGCCCAGCACCCACTGGTTCCACTGGTGCTCCGCCGCACCCCAGAGCGCGCGCGCCTGTGCGAGCAGGCGGGGATCGAGATCGACCAGCGTCTGGCCGACCAGCCCGCGCGGAGTGGCCAGACGTTCGCCGCGCTGGACGCGCTCGGGGGCGACGGCACCGGTCGGGTCGAGGCGCACCCAGCCTCGGCCGCCTTGCCAGTATTCGACCCAGGCGTGCGCGTCGCGCTGGCGTACCTCCAGAACGCCATTGAGCGGATTCACCTGACCCCCC is a window from the Sphaerotilus montanus genome containing:
- a CDS encoding DEAD/DEAH box helicase, which translates into the protein MRATPTPPQLDGAAQEQRDVLHALALGATYRVRSWITTLLAELGWRNRDGKRYTGEQVRTTLEALAAAGQVVEHPQRQGGWRVHPRHHSATYLALLQRAPANTLRDALLNADSSRSAARFGTAYWHFDTMELACAVTRLAVFSGQDAPALEPLRLGCRWGMEWDAVLERALHDVLDEVLFARMHPQLQAETLRENLILLNLHWVNPGHLPLLAMTEDLRRRALADPALAAVVRLTTLPIVQAEHLMLAGRFDEVAPALETMLQPGDADLDAGLPVWRAVAASYEAVHRFRSGDWAGCIAGVDAVQEVMRTLSGKRKALVSPPVGFSYVLALLADARPASLQKALKFCLAEGGKRQPVLETPWGVFALAIQMKLGDARRDLQTFLPRTNEFHLDQLDLGRWMVRAWLKDRPGAEPLNAAQLDAARLLGERLTAGGLHDLRAQLDAALAVLRGQHAPASFFVDTPQEGERWRSALSALAAIAGGGTAESPGTTVTAAETRLVWVITINDFGAVGDITPMEQKRGLRGWGKPKAASLLKLSKAETLPVHDAVVARTLRVNPRDRSLRFDLAAAAVALVGHPHVEFDDTPDVHVALAEVPPTLDVTDLGDRLRVALQPPPRWTDPAAERQEPQLWITSAADQKEADALRVLTILRDGPQHARLVRLNAAQTRAAQLIGAGLEVPKAAASQLDEVLRSLGAHFQVQSDTTAAARDVPAESRLRAELTPEGDGVALRLVVMPFGTDGPRVNPGSGRARLIAKVGDETLGVQRDLAAERSHLETTVDACPMLTPPLADAPAAWLVEQPDQALALLERLHTLNAVMALDWPKGKAIRVDTAGLGALKVNVKSGSEWLALQGGVTLNEQLVVSLGRLLDWSASEKSRFIPMGEGRYLALTEELRSRLDELASVAEIHRTDAARVTPVAAAWLDTTLKGADLDSDQAFRTQIDRLVEAQQFEPVLPRTLQATLRPYQEEGYQWAMRLAETGLGAVLADDMGLGKTLQALAVLLARAAGGPALVIAPTSLIGNWQAEARRFAPSLRLLPYAEGDAQGDRDALLAELGAGDVVLVSYQLQQLNGAAFAARQWHTLVLDEAQAIKNATAKRSQAVHELGADFRLALSGTPIENRLSELWSIMRVCNPGLLGTMAAFNLRFAVPIERDRHRGAQRTLRKLIAPFILRRTKAQVLDDLPPRTELTMLVDADATEHAHYEALRRQALRDAEKAMEDDKPGQSHLNILAQLTKLRRAACDPRLVTPEIQLVGAKVKAFGELAAELAANGHKALVFSQFVDFLALLKEPLDAAGLRYQYLDGSTPALERTKRVAAFQGGDGDFFLISLKAGGFGLNLTVADYVVIADPWWNPAAEDQASGRAHRIGQQRPVTVYRLVRAGTLEEKIVALHQDKRELADSVLEGSEVAGVLRAEELMALMQGG
- a CDS encoding glycosyltransferase family A protein, which produces MADESEFQVAILLPVQGTDEALDRTVASVLAQTERRWTLWLIESEDARGRAARWLGTDPRVRRLPHAGGGRAAALGAALARCPGDYLVFLDAEHSWEPGFLALTTAFLRANPLEDLVCMEAVTPSGRPAVVRRAIFRERGALCAALDLPAGTTPDGALDGAVWYRGELAQHLRWGEYSRMAVTLMTSDAALRLAPALGRESAALEYRLQARLARTSAVNLLALRGAVQQPVAWSAAQELQQERAALEVFDEIHGHQREVDPEVARLRRERLARLQRSPALRLLGHGLGLARHAARAVVCSAGLSGAHRSRGATPLGLGGPQVHHPR
- a CDS encoding sugar transferase; the protein is MTRQTVASLLTNRLAAVSELHVFCDGPRPGQESRVREVRQYVRSITGFARVVLHEQAVNLGLSRSVIGGVSEMLKTHERVIVLEDDLDLSAGFLDFMNQSLQAYEADPRVMSVSGYAFPIRHAREQAQDAVFGLRASSWGWATWRDRWQAIDWEVSDYARFRWNPVRRFQFNRGGSDLSRMLDRQMAGQIDSWAIRFCYHQFRHGLVDVFPVRSLVENIGFGEGAAHCRQDVRGWTSERMETAPTRFRLPVDVSTDPDVLRQFRSFNSLTARAVRVAKRQWLSLAERFGLPRSAPVASPPKGPSLLGPLSPR